The Paenibacillus antri genomic interval GGATGGATCCAGTCTTTAGACCAAACGGATTGAAACTTATTCACTATGCTCGCTCCTTAGGTTAAGAAACGGATTCCGTCATGTCATTATCTTCCGGGTGTTTAATAATCTTTTTTGTTTTTGGTTTTTGTTTGCGGGTCACTGGTGCGTCATCGCTCTTCTTGGAGTGGGTTCGAATGCTTTCTTGGAGGGCTGTAACCAGGTCGACGATATTTGGTGCTGATTCTAAGCGTTCAGGAGCGAACTTCTCACCAGCTGCCTTTTTTTCGATTAAACTAATAAGCTGAGCTCTGTATTCGTCATTGTAATTCGTAAGCTCAAATTTACCGGTCATAAATTCTATGAGCTTCTTGGCTAACAGTAACTCTGAGCGTTTTATGGAATAATCAGGGACAAGGTTTGGTACATGCGTAATATCCCTAACCTCGTCGCTATAATGCATGGTTTCAAGCAGTAAACAATTATCTTTTGCACGGATTAAAGCCAGGTGCGTCTTAGATCGCATTGTAAATTTACTTATTGCCACTTTACCCGTCGTCTTTAACGCGTGTAGGAACAAATAATATGCGTTCACGCCAACCTGTTCCGGTCCCATGTAATAAGTTTTTTCAACGAAAATAGGATCGACTTCGGTGTCTTTCACAAATTCGTATACGAGTACTTGCTTGGATTTGTCATTTGCGATTTGGTCCAGTTCTTCCTTTTCAATGATCACCATACGGTCATTCTCGTACTGGTACCCTTTCCCTACTTCACCCCAATCGACTTCGCTATTGCACTTGCTGCATTTCCTGACGTTTTGCAGCTGGCTGCCGCAAGGTTTATGGATGTAGTGCAACGCGATATCTCGGTCCTCCAGAGCAGAATATAATTTTACGGGAACTTGGACCATCCCGATGCTGATCGTACCTTTCCATATCGTGTGCATTCCATACACCCTCGTCATCGATTTTATTATCTTTTTTTCCAAAAGTTTTCCCGTGCAAACCTTCTAGAACTAAAAAGACCAAGGTCGTAACCCTGGTCTCGATGTTAAGCCAACGCCATATAAATCTCTGACTCGATGTAACCTGATTTTTTAATCGCATCTCGCCAGTCATTGTCCGATGGCCAATCGTGTCCCTTCCCGTTAGCCCCATATATTTTAAGCGCATTATCAACAGTGATCGAGAGATATTCCATCGGAATCTCGATCTGAGATGCAGCCAGTCCGTGTTCCCTGCGCAGTTCAACAAAGAGATTAAAGAGAGTCTTAGCACACTTCTTCAAGCGCTCTCCTTGTTGAAAACTCTCCGGGAAGAAGTAACGAGTGAACGACCATTGACTCTCCTCGGGAAACTCTGTATCCTCATCGTAGCACGCGAGGAAATACTTCATATCGTTCACGTCCTTGATCCCGTAATAGGCATGTTCGTGAACCATAAAGCGACCGATGATTTGTGCTTTCTTGTTTTTCAGGAAATAGTCTCTGCGCCCGAGCAATTCACTTTGCCCCACCGATATGACAGT includes:
- a CDS encoding non-homologous end joining protein Ku; protein product: MHTIWKGTISIGMVQVPVKLYSALEDRDIALHYIHKPCGSQLQNVRKCSKCNSEVDWGEVGKGYQYENDRMVIIEKEELDQIANDKSKQVLVYEFVKDTEVDPIFVEKTYYMGPEQVGVNAYYLFLHALKTTGKVAISKFTMRSKTHLALIRAKDNCLLLETMHYSDEVRDITHVPNLVPDYSIKRSELLLAKKLIEFMTGKFELTNYNDEYRAQLISLIEKKAAGEKFAPERLESAPNIVDLVTALQESIRTHSKKSDDAPVTRKQKPKTKKIIKHPEDNDMTESVS